The Antarcticibacterium flavum genome contains the following window.
TATGACTTTAATGCCAGCTTTCTAACAGCCAGTATGTTTGCTACCCATACTCTAATTTCATATCCAATTGTTAGCAAAATGGGGGTTTCCAAGAACGAAGCTGTAGCAATCACTGTGGGAGGTACTATTTTGACAGATACTGCGGTACTTATTATCCTGGCTGTGATAATGGGTAATGCCCAGGAAGGTGGCCTTACGTATGACTTCTGGGTGAGGCTGGTAATTTCTCTTAGTATTTTTGTGGCTATCATGTTCTTTATCGTTCCCAGAATAGCCAAATGGTTCTTTACAACCATGGAAAAGGAGAAACACTCTCATTACATCTTTGTTCTTACTGTCGTTTTTCTTGCAGCGTTTATGGCAGAGCTGGCAGGGGTTGAAGATATAATAGGTGCATTCCTTGCGGGGCTGGCGTTAAACAGGCTTATTCCTCATTCCTCGGCCCTTATGAACCGAATTGAGTTTATGGGAAACTCCCTGTTCATTCCTTTCTTCCTTATAAGTGTGGGAATGCTGGTAGATATCAGGGTGATATTTAGTGGCTATATGGCTATTCTTGTAGCTATAACCCTTTCTGTAGTGGCAATAGCAGGGAAATGGCTGGCTGCTTTCTTTACCCAGTTGGTATATAAATATACAGCCTCACAACGTAAGGTGATCTTTGGATTAAGCAGTGGGCATGCTGCTGCTACCCTTGCGGTTATTATTGTAGGTTACAATGCCGGGATAATTGATATAAATATACTTAACGGAACGATCATCCTTATCCTCATCACCTCGATCGTGGCCACCCTGGCGACAGAGAATGCCGCTAAAAATATGCTTGCTGAAGCTAAGGAAGTGGATCCTGAAGAGATCAAAAAATCTGAAAGTTTCAAGATGGAAAGCATCCTGTTGCCCCTGGCCAATATGGTCAACCTGGAAGATTTGCTGGAATTTGCAGTGTTGATAAAGGATAAAAGCTCAGAGAATCCCGTTTCTATCCTTACGGTGGTACCCAATGACGAACAGGCAGAACTCAATATTGCACAGGCCAGGACCAGACTGGAGGATTTTGTAAAACAGGCCTCGGCCACAGAAACCTCTGTAGATGTTACTGCCACGATAGATAAAGATATCGCAAGTGGGATTTCGAGAAAATCCAAGGAATTAATTGCCGACTTCCTGGTAATGGGATGGCCAACAAGCTCCGGCGATGAGGTTGTTATTGGTGATAAAATGGCCGGGATCATAAATAAAACCCCGAAAACAGTATTCCTTTGCCGAGTGGAAAGGCCATGGGCGACTCACCAAAAACTTATCCTTGCCGTACCTCCCAATTCAGAAAAAATGGAAAGTTTTGAATTGTGGGTGAAAAAAGTGATTAAGATCGCTGAAGAACTTAGCGTACCAATCCTTGTGAATTGCGGCAAGGAAACTCAGGCCGCCATTGAGGAACTGGTTGATAAACTAAATCTAAGGGCACCCTTTGAATTCAATGAATTTACAGATTGGGAAGATTTCCTCATAATTTCCAAGAATATCCAGCCTGAGGATATTGTAATGCTCATTACGGCAAGAAAAGGATCTATAGCCCACCAGCCAATACTGGATAAAATTCCTATTAAACTTGAAAACTATTTCAGGGAAAATACCAAGATCATGGTATTCCCGCAATAGAGCTAATTTAGAAAATTGTTAAACAAAAAACACCACAGTCTCCTGCGGTGTTTTTTTATTTTTAAAATTGATTCTATCTTTTAATCATTAAGTTTAAGTACCGCCATAAATGCTTCCTGCGGGATCTCTACATTTCCAACCTGGCGCATTCTTTTCTTTCCTTTTTTCTGCTTCTCAAGAAGTTTTCTTTTCCTCGAAATATCTCCCCCGTAACATTTGGCTGTAACATCCTTTCTTAAAGCCTTTACAGTTTCTCTTGCGATGATCTTGGCGCCAATCGCTGCCTGTATAGGAATATCAAATTGTTGCCTGGGGATCAACTCCTTCAGTTTTTCACACATTTTTTTCCCAATATCGTAGGCATTGTCAACGTGTAATAAAGCTGAAAGTGCATCTACTACACTTCCGTTAAGCAGTACATCTACCTTAACAAGTTTGGAAGCCCTCATACCTATTGGGGAATAATCAAAGGATGCATAACCTTTTGAAACGGTTTTTAGCCTGTCATAGAAATCGAAAACGATCTCTGCCAGGGGCATATCAAAATTGAGTTCTACCCTTTCAGGTGTAAGATAGGTTTGATTAGTGATTTGTCCGCGTTTTTCAATACAAAGGGACATCACGGGGCCTACAAAATCTGATTTGGTAATAATACTGGCTTTAATAAATGGTTCTTCTACTCTTTCCAGGCGAGATGGTTCAGGAAGGTCCGTAGGGTTATTTACGAGGATGGCCTCTGTTGGGTTTTTATGGGTATAAGCGTGATAAGATACGTTTGGAACCGTGGTAATTACGGTCATGTCAAACTCCCTTTCCAGCCTTTCCTGGATGATCTCCAGGTGGAGCATTCCTAAAAATCCGCAACGGAAACCGAATCCAAGCGCGGCAGAACTTTCCGGGGTGAACACCAGCGAAGCATCGTTAAGCTGGAGTTTTTCCATAGAAGACCTTAGGTCTTCATAATCCTCTGTATCCACAGGGTAAATTCCCGCGAATACCATAGGCTTCACATCTTCAAAACCTGCTACCGCTTCTGTTGTTGGATTTTTCGCATCTGTTATGGTATCACCCACTTTCACCTCGCGGGCATCTTTGATCCCCGTAATAAGATAGCCCACATCCCCGGTTTTGATCTCCTGGCGTGGGAATTGTTTTAATCTTAAGGTACCAACCTCATCTGCAAAATAGTCTTTATTTGTAGCGACAAATTTAATATTCTGGCCTTTTTTAATCGAACCATTGATCACTCTAAAATAAGTTTCCACTCCTCTAAAAGGGTTGTAAACCGAATCAAAAATAAGGGCACGTAAAGGTGCATCTACTTTTCCTGTAGGAGCCGGTATCCTTTCTATAATTGCTGAAAGTATTTCCTCAATGCCCAAACCTGTCTTTGCACTGGCAGGAATGATCTCCTCATAATCACAACCTAATAGGTCAACAATGTCATCCTTTACAACCTCAGGGTTTGCACTTGGAAGATCTACTTTATTCAGTACCGGGATGATCGTAAGGTCATTCTCCAGTGCCAGATACAGATTGGAAATTGTTTGGGCCTGTATGCTTTGTGCAGCATCAACTACCAGTAACGCCCCTTCACAGGCTGCAATTGAACGGGATACCTCATAAGAGAAATCCACGTGGCCCGGGGTATCAATAAGATTAAGAATATATTCTTCGCCCTTATAAGTATAATTCATCTGGATGGCGTGGCTCTTAATAGTGATCCCACGCTCCCGTTCCAGGTCCATACTGTCCAATAGTTGCTCCTGCTTTTCACGGTCTGTCACAGAGCCCGTAAAATCCAGCAGCCTGTCGGCCAGGGTACTTTTTCCGTGGTCAATATGGGCGATTATACAAAAGTTACGTATGTTCTTCATCTGTCATTTTCAAAGTAGATGGCAGCTGTAAAAATCCATCTCAATTAAGGCTACAAATATAGTTTTTTTAAAAGGGATTGAAGAAATATTCTTTATGGGCTGCTTTGCTGTTTTATACCAGTATATAGGTGCCGGTTATTTATAGAAGATTTCCCCAATAATTTTTTCTACTTCGCATGGAAGTATTTGGAAATTCTAAAAAAACACACCTTCTTTGTAAAGCAGAAAGAATTATTTAAGTACTTTTTCTTTCCCTATTCCCTGAATATATGAAAAACCCTTCCACTACAACTGGACCTGCCACAACTCCGGGAGAAACCACGCGCTCGATTATTATCATTGGCGCCCTGTTTTTTATTTTTGGTTTTGTAACTTGGTTGAATTCGGTTTTGATACCCTATTTAAAAATTGCCTGTGAACTCAATAATTTCCAGTCCTATTTTGTGGTTACGGCCTTTTATATTTCCTACCTGGTCATGGCGCTGCCCTCTGCCTGGGTACTTCAAAAAACCGGATATAAAAAGGGGATGTCCCTGGGGCTTATAGTGATGGCGGTGGGAGCAGTCATCTTTATTCCCGCTGCCTATTCCAGGGCGTACGAATTATTCCTGCTTGGGCTATTTGTGCAGGGAACCGGCCTGGCGCTTCTTCAAACAGCTTCCAATCCATATGTGGTTGTTCTTGGGCCTGCAGAGAGTGCAGCGAAGAGGATAAGCATTATGGGGATTTGTAATAAAGTTGCCGGGGTACTGGCGCCAATTGTACTGGGCGCTATCCTCTTTACTACAGGTGACAACCTGGTTGATACCATTGATGCTTTACAGGGAACAGAAAAGATTGCGGCACTGGATGAACTCGCGCAAAGAGTGATCACTCCTTACCTGGCGATGATGGCAATACTTCTTCTCCTAAGTGCCCTGGTATATTTTTCATCTTTGCCAGAGGTTGATGCAGATGCTGAAGATGAAGAACTGGCAAAGGCAAACCTAAATAAAACAAGTATTTTCCAGTTCCCACATCTTTTCCTGGGCACGTTTGCTTTATTTCTTTATGTAGGTGTTGAGGTAATTGCAGGAGATACAATTATAAGTTATGCCAATGAGGCACACGGCATTCCGCTTAATGAAGCTAAATTCTTTGCAAGTTTTACACTGGGAGCTATGATCGTGGGATATGTTATAGGGATTTTTACAATTCCAAAATACATAAGTCAGGAAAACGCTCTCAAAGTTTCCGCTATTCTGGGACTTCTTTTTGGATTTATAGCAATATTTGGGGACGGATTTATTTCAGTAATGGCCATTGCCCTGCTAGGAATTGCCAATGCTCTTGTATGGCCGGCAATTTGGCCTATGGCCCTTGCAGGACTGGGCAGATTTACCAAGGTTGGATCCTCGTTTTTAATAATGGCTATTGCAGGTGGCGCTATACTTCCACCGGTATATGGCTATTTCGCCGACTGGGATCCGCAACTGGCCTATTGGGTCCTGATACCTTGTTACCTATACATCCTGTTTTTTGCTACTAAAGGGCATACGATAGGACGTCGTATTTAAATCTTAAATGAATAATTAAAATGAAGAATTTTTCATTGTTGTTTCTTGTTTTAATTATTAGTTCCTGCAAAGGTTTTGAAGGAACTACTTCTGAAGATGTTTTGGTCATAGAAGAAAAGGATTTTTCCATAATACCCAAACCATCAGAAATAAAAATTAGTGATAGCACGCTTGAACTTCCCGAATTAAGCAGTGTTTGTTATAATACAGCAGAAGCAGGAGAAGCTGCCTCCTGGCTTTTGGGTATGTTGCAGAAAGCAAATCTCCGGGTGAAGCCTTCAGAAGGTATCTCCTGTGGATTTTGGAACCTGTATACAGATGCTGCTTTATATCAAAGCCTGGGAGAAGAAGGATATATTCTGGAAATAAACAATGAGGGAATTTTTTTAAAAGCCGCCACTAAAAGCGGACTTTTCTATGGAATTCAAACCCTTAGGCAAATTCTTCCTGCAGCACTTGAGAATGCTACAGCGGCCACTAACAGGATTCAACTACCACAACTTTATATTAAGGATATCCCCCGCTACAGCTGGCGTGGGACTATGGTAGATATCTCAAGAAGCTTTTTTGACCTGGAATATCTTAAAGATCACGTGGACCGCATGGCGCTATATAAAATGAACCGCCTGCACCTTCATCTTACAGATGACCAGGGGTGGAGAATTGAAATAAAAAGCAAACCGGAACTAACCAACTTGGGTTCCAGAGGAGCAGTGGAGGGTGGAAGATCAGGTTACCTTACACAAGAGGAGTACATGGAGCTGCAAACCTATGCCGCAGCAAGGAATGTTATAATCATTCCGGAAATTGATATGCCCGGCCATATATATTCAGCACTGCTGGCTTACCCGGAATTGAGCTGCGATGATCTTTCGAATATTGAACCCAAGATGGCCACACCTCCCCAATTATTCTCTGGTACTAAGGTTGGCTGGAGCAAACTCTGCCTTACAAAACCTGAAATATATGATTTTGTAGCCGATGTAATTGAAGAAATGGCAGCCATTACCACCGGCCCCTGGATACACATAGGAGGGGATGAAATCGAGGACGACCTGTACGAGGAATTTGTGGTAAAGGCCGATTCTCTTGTGCGAAGTACAGGAAAGATTACGATAGGATGGGAAGAAGTAACTAAAGCCCCGGTCAATAGTTCCCTTATTAGTCAGCAATGGCATGGAGAGGTGGAAAGTGTTGTGGATGTGAAGGTGATTGAGTCAATTTGTACCAGCTTTTACTTTGACCACGCCAATATCCCGGGGCAGGAGAAGACAAACAACTGGTGCAAGAAAAGCGGGGTGACTCTGGAAGAAGTATATAATTTTCAAAGTGAAAATAATAATGTCCTTGGGCTGGAAGCCCCGGTTTGGACAGAG
Protein-coding sequences here:
- a CDS encoding cation:proton antiporter, which gives rise to MNEFLEILYHEFELPLSNPVLVFSLILLIILISPILFRRINIPGIIVLIISGIIIGPFGVGLLEQNAAIDLFSKIGLLYIMFIAGLELDMNQFKVNRNKSFTFGFFTFILPLAIGFPVCFYLLGYDFNASFLTASMFATHTLISYPIVSKMGVSKNEAVAITVGGTILTDTAVLIILAVIMGNAQEGGLTYDFWVRLVISLSIFVAIMFFIVPRIAKWFFTTMEKEKHSHYIFVLTVVFLAAFMAELAGVEDIIGAFLAGLALNRLIPHSSALMNRIEFMGNSLFIPFFLISVGMLVDIRVIFSGYMAILVAITLSVVAIAGKWLAAFFTQLVYKYTASQRKVIFGLSSGHAAATLAVIIVGYNAGIIDINILNGTIILILITSIVATLATENAAKNMLAEAKEVDPEEIKKSESFKMESILLPLANMVNLEDLLEFAVLIKDKSSENPVSILTVVPNDEQAELNIAQARTRLEDFVKQASATETSVDVTATIDKDIASGISRKSKELIADFLVMGWPTSSGDEVVIGDKMAGIINKTPKTVFLCRVERPWATHQKLILAVPPNSEKMESFELWVKKVIKIAEELSVPILVNCGKETQAAIEELVDKLNLRAPFEFNEFTDWEDFLIISKNIQPEDIVMLITARKGSIAHQPILDKIPIKLENYFRENTKIMVFPQ
- a CDS encoding beta-N-acetylhexosaminidase, coding for MKNFSLLFLVLIISSCKGFEGTTSEDVLVIEEKDFSIIPKPSEIKISDSTLELPELSSVCYNTAEAGEAASWLLGMLQKANLRVKPSEGISCGFWNLYTDAALYQSLGEEGYILEINNEGIFLKAATKSGLFYGIQTLRQILPAALENATAATNRIQLPQLYIKDIPRYSWRGTMVDISRSFFDLEYLKDHVDRMALYKMNRLHLHLTDDQGWRIEIKSKPELTNLGSRGAVEGGRSGYLTQEEYMELQTYAAARNVIIIPEIDMPGHIYSALLAYPELSCDDLSNIEPKMATPPQLFSGTKVGWSKLCLTKPEIYDFVADVIEEMAAITTGPWIHIGGDEIEDDLYEEFVVKADSLVRSTGKITIGWEEVTKAPVNSSLISQQWHGEVESVVDVKVIESICTSFYFDHANIPGQEKTNNWCKKSGVTLEEVYNFQSENNNVLGLEAPVWTEFVHTDEDLDNRFWPRIIAVAELAWSEDTTKNYTDFISRLKKHEERLINMGINYFPAEELGWKENTNKKRMNVFKGFMPVKKNTSL
- a CDS encoding sugar MFS transporter translates to MKNPSTTTGPATTPGETTRSIIIIGALFFIFGFVTWLNSVLIPYLKIACELNNFQSYFVVTAFYISYLVMALPSAWVLQKTGYKKGMSLGLIVMAVGAVIFIPAAYSRAYELFLLGLFVQGTGLALLQTASNPYVVVLGPAESAAKRISIMGICNKVAGVLAPIVLGAILFTTGDNLVDTIDALQGTEKIAALDELAQRVITPYLAMMAILLLLSALVYFSSLPEVDADAEDEELAKANLNKTSIFQFPHLFLGTFALFLYVGVEVIAGDTIISYANEAHGIPLNEAKFFASFTLGAMIVGYVIGIFTIPKYISQENALKVSAILGLLFGFIAIFGDGFISVMAIALLGIANALVWPAIWPMALAGLGRFTKVGSSFLIMAIAGGAILPPVYGYFADWDPQLAYWVLIPCYLYILFFATKGHTIGRRI
- the lepA gene encoding translation elongation factor 4; the encoded protein is MKNIRNFCIIAHIDHGKSTLADRLLDFTGSVTDREKQEQLLDSMDLERERGITIKSHAIQMNYTYKGEEYILNLIDTPGHVDFSYEVSRSIAACEGALLVVDAAQSIQAQTISNLYLALENDLTIIPVLNKVDLPSANPEVVKDDIVDLLGCDYEEIIPASAKTGLGIEEILSAIIERIPAPTGKVDAPLRALIFDSVYNPFRGVETYFRVINGSIKKGQNIKFVATNKDYFADEVGTLRLKQFPRQEIKTGDVGYLITGIKDAREVKVGDTITDAKNPTTEAVAGFEDVKPMVFAGIYPVDTEDYEDLRSSMEKLQLNDASLVFTPESSAALGFGFRCGFLGMLHLEIIQERLEREFDMTVITTVPNVSYHAYTHKNPTEAILVNNPTDLPEPSRLERVEEPFIKASIITKSDFVGPVMSLCIEKRGQITNQTYLTPERVELNFDMPLAEIVFDFYDRLKTVSKGYASFDYSPIGMRASKLVKVDVLLNGSVVDALSALLHVDNAYDIGKKMCEKLKELIPRQQFDIPIQAAIGAKIIARETVKALRKDVTAKCYGGDISRKRKLLEKQKKGKKRMRQVGNVEIPQEAFMAVLKLND